A genome region from Flavobacterium sp. includes the following:
- a CDS encoding chromate resistance protein ChrB domain-containing protein: MKWITRERPKIDRIACPWLIKKFVDKDAEFIYVPFEQVLEKAVEFNAIPFDIPDVEFTHYKEECTFDYIVKKYKIEDPAVLIIAKIVRGADTDRHDIAAESAGLWAVSAGLAHNITDDYKLLETGMILYDALYSWAAHLYKQKHLQNSPFENLLHEVYSKFLKDKKTAGKTPSWVKDLKNLIQDQIDAQFTFDLKKISGELDLNPSYLSREFSKYFEDLNFGDYVRKQRIEKAVNLIENSSYTLTEIAYMTGFSDQSHFTRIFKAQTGRNPSAYRKKINKK, translated from the coding sequence ATGAAATGGATCACCAGAGAAAGACCGAAAATAGACCGTATTGCCTGTCCCTGGCTTATTAAAAAATTTGTGGATAAGGATGCGGAATTTATCTATGTGCCATTTGAGCAGGTTCTCGAAAAAGCGGTTGAGTTTAATGCAATACCTTTTGATATACCGGATGTTGAATTTACACATTACAAGGAAGAATGCACCTTTGACTATATCGTAAAAAAATATAAGATAGAAGATCCGGCAGTTTTGATAATAGCCAAAATTGTACGCGGTGCCGATACTGACCGACATGACATTGCCGCTGAATCTGCAGGGCTCTGGGCAGTTTCAGCCGGACTTGCACATAACATCACCGACGATTACAAGCTTCTTGAAACCGGAATGATACTTTATGACGCTCTTTACAGCTGGGCAGCGCATCTGTACAAGCAGAAACACCTGCAAAACAGTCCCTTTGAAAATCTGCTGCACGAGGTTTACAGTAAATTTCTTAAAGACAAAAAAACAGCCGGAAAAACTCCATCCTGGGTAAAAGACCTTAAAAATCTTATTCAGGACCAGATTGATGCACAATTCACTTTTGATCTCAAGAAAATATCAGGTGAACTCGATTTAAATCCATCCTACCTGTCCAGAGAATTTTCCAAATATTTTGAAGATTTAAATTTTGGTGATTATGTCAGAAAACAAAGAATTGAAAAGGCTGTAAATCTTATTGAAAACTCTTCTTATACCCTGACTGAAATTGCCTATATGACCGGATTTTCTGACCAGAGTCATTTCACGAGGATTTTTAAAGCCCAGACAGGCAGAAATCCATCCGCTTACCGAAAAAAAATCAATAAAAAGTAA
- a CDS encoding phytanoyl-CoA dioxygenase family protein: MVSSYKTFTLTNQLTDEQINFFNEHGFIHFKKFINPETVSSIIDASKQVQQKWIEDDVKKINGVPIKFGKDLDGSPIVQRFAFINQHHQTLSGLLLDPRFSSLLQLAGDGARLGTEEKDGMVFNHYINGPESKFSKMGWHTDGLRDIFYGTKLNPMLNVGIHLSTLKPENGGLKIIPGTHKQSIYQMLFRKKYFLDHQADPEEVSINPEAGDLTIHDGRLWHRVAESTIRGEESRRRVIYIPIIAGKYAPKNENSPTVFYQRFAGIVK; this comes from the coding sequence ATGGTATCTTCTTATAAAACCTTTACCCTTACAAATCAATTAACAGATGAGCAAATAAACTTTTTTAACGAGCATGGCTTCATCCATTTCAAAAAATTTATAAATCCTGAAACGGTTTCCTCAATCATTGATGCTTCCAAACAAGTACAGCAAAAATGGATTGAAGATGACGTTAAAAAAATAAATGGCGTGCCTATTAAATTTGGAAAAGATTTAGACGGTTCTCCTATTGTACAGCGTTTTGCTTTTATCAATCAACATCATCAAACCTTAAGCGGACTTTTGCTTGACCCAAGATTTAGTAGTTTATTACAACTGGCGGGCGATGGCGCAAGATTAGGTACTGAAGAAAAAGACGGAATGGTTTTCAATCATTACATCAATGGACCCGAAAGTAAGTTTTCTAAAATGGGATGGCATACAGATGGTTTAAGAGATATTTTTTATGGTACTAAATTAAATCCGATGTTAAATGTGGGCATTCATTTAAGTACTTTAAAACCAGAAAACGGAGGTTTAAAAATCATTCCGGGAACTCACAAACAGAGTATTTACCAAATGCTTTTCCGAAAAAAATATTTTTTAGATCATCAGGCCGATCCGGAGGAAGTTTCCATCAATCCGGAAGCGGGAGATTTAACCATTCACGATGGCCGTTTGTGGCACAGAGTTGCTGAGTCAACTATTCGTGGTGAAGAGAGTAGAAGAAGGGTGATTTATATTCCGATTATTGCAGGAAAATATGCTCCTAAAAATGAGAACAGTCCAACGGTTTTCTATCAACGTTTTGCAGGTATTGTTAAATAA
- a CDS encoding SDR family oxidoreductase, whose amino-acid sequence MSEKTKPYALITGASKGIGKSIAYQLAKQGYPLLLAARSEEDLKALSNDLQVKYGINAFIFPIDLSENGASQKVTDWIKTNSYPVGILVNNAGYGIWGDFSKSLLSDQLGMMQLNMNVVVELSHLLVPILSQEKQAYILNISSTAAYQAVPTLAVYSATKAFVLSFTRALRFELAQTSISVTCFSPGPVDTGFAARAGLSALNKMAEKFNMQPDEVAKMAVKAMFSKKSEVIPGFTNIISVYANRILPKAFIEKTAAGIYKI is encoded by the coding sequence ATGAGCGAAAAAACGAAACCATATGCCTTAATAACCGGCGCCAGCAAAGGCATCGGAAAATCTATTGCTTATCAATTGGCTAAACAAGGTTATCCATTATTACTTGCTGCCAGAAGTGAAGAAGATTTAAAAGCATTATCAAATGATCTTCAGGTGAAATACGGTATCAACGCTTTTATTTTCCCGATTGATCTTTCGGAAAACGGTGCTTCACAAAAAGTGACCGATTGGATAAAAACGAATAGTTATCCGGTTGGTATTCTGGTTAATAATGCTGGTTATGGTATTTGGGGGGATTTTAGCAAGTCCTTACTAAGCGATCAGCTTGGTATGATGCAGCTCAACATGAATGTTGTTGTAGAACTTTCACATTTATTAGTACCTATACTTTCACAAGAAAAACAAGCTTACATTTTAAATATATCAAGTACAGCTGCATATCAGGCGGTACCTACGCTGGCGGTTTACTCGGCTACAAAAGCTTTTGTTTTATCTTTTACCCGTGCTTTGCGTTTTGAACTTGCCCAAACTTCAATTTCTGTAACCTGTTTTAGTCCGGGTCCGGTTGATACCGGTTTTGCTGCAAGGGCAGGTTTAAGTGCTTTAAATAAAATGGCTGAAAAGTTTAATATGCAGCCAGATGAGGTTGCAAAAATGGCTGTAAAAGCTATGTTCAGCAAAAAATCTGAAGTTATTCCGGGATTTACGAATATCATTTCAGTATATGCCAATCGTATACTGCCAAAGGCTTTCATCGAAAAAACAGCAGCCGGGATTTACAAAATTTAA